TGAGATGAATATATTACTTTAGTATGACTGTTTTCACCGAGCGACACTAAAGCCGAACGCAACTTTGTTGTGATTTAGTGGTTGTCCTGTTTATATTCTGCTCATACTTATCatcctttttttgtttgaacagaCGTTATCATGACGATGCGTATCCTTTCGACGGGCGCGGAGCGATCCTTGCGCACGCGTTCTTCCCCGGCACGGGTCGCGGCGGAGACGCACATTTTGACGATGACGAGCTCTGGCTGTTGCAACCAAGGGATGACGATGAAGAAGGTAAGGACTTGCACCTTATTTTAAGCGCTTGCGGTTATTAAGTTAGGCAACTTGCGATATTGCACATTCATACAGGTAACTGTACCCCAAATAATTTCAATCCTTAGCAcgttttattgcttttaataAAACCGGGCATTATAACAGCCACATTGTTTATAGTTGGCTATAGTTTGCAAACATAAACGCATGGTGATGCACGTACGTAATTAACAGATTTCCAATGAATTTGCAGAGCTTCCGTGAAAAGTTCACGTGTAGCTCGGAAATGAGCATGTTGCGGTCAGCCATGTTTTGACATGCAAATGTCGAAAGTGCCGGAATACGCCGCTCACCTTAGTTGTTACACGCCCACCGTATTGCCTTTTGTAGCCTGACGGGGATAATATCACTGAATTTCAGCTTTCATTGTAAAATGTCGCCTATATAAACGGCTAATTTGGAACAAAATTATACATTATATACCTAGctggagtttgtttgtttgaacgtgcttaTAATCAGGAACTTCGgagtttgaaaaaatctttcagtattagatatcCAATTTATCGTAGATTTCGGCGTCGACTAGTATATGTACGAGAAGTACGTATATGTTAACATTTTAAGGTCATATAATAACAAAGGGGCCAGCTTTTAGTAATCGCAGTCGTTACACTTCATAGAGCTATGAGAATTACGTCATCGGAATAATGGACATAGTATAGGTGTCCGAAGCGAGCCAAGTGTGGTCGTCGCATGTATAGTGTAAACACGACAGTAGCCGATAGGTGGCGACCGCAGGCGGGCGGGCGCCGCTACGATTACTGGGCACACGTGATAATTTACACGGACAACGGACGGGAACAACGCCACTTCCAATTGTATTCGGCTAGCCATGTGTAAATATCCACCTTTATTTGACTGAACCCACATACCTACCTGCTAAATCTATAGAAACCTATAGGCACCTCTAGCTGATATTGCTAAAATGACGAGGCCTTTGCAGAAAAATCTGTATACTACTTCGTGaatatttcaattgtttgttttttttttcaggaacaTCACTGTTTGCCGTGGCTGCTCACGAGTTTGGACATTCTCTAGGCCTCAGTCATAGTTCTGTGAAGGGCGCGCTTATGTTTCCGTGGTATCAGGGCATTCAACCAAACTTTGTGTTACCAGAAGACGACCGCAATGGTATCCAGCAAATGTATGGTAAGCATCAATAATTGACTGATAATGTCAGCTGCAACTGAGCGAAATGATCATAATAAATCATCATTTAGACATATCTATATTCTTAATCATTATTTTCAGGACCTAAAAAGAGTACGAAATGGGCCAAAATACCATATTATCGCCCAGCTGAACCGCCACCAACTACGACGACCACCACGACCACCACTACCACCACGACAACTACAACCAGGAGGCCGTACATCAACCAACACCACAACAGACATCAAGATAGATACCCCAACCGGCCATACACCCCATACCCACGCATTCCCAGTAAATACCCTGCATACTACCCGGAGAAACCCAACCATTACCCGTATCACCCCGACCGCCGCCATTACAACTCAAGCGAAGAACATCCTCGACGcacaaatcatcatcataacTTCCGTCCCACGGAGACGACCAGCCATCCTACCACCTACCGCCCACGCTACCCCTATGTGCAGCCAGAGTACCCGAGCAATCCCAGACCGAATTATCCAAATGATCCGAGACAAGATAACCCTAGGAAGCCGTATTACCCGGAGAAGACCACGCAACGAACAACGACCACCACACCTTCGGACAAACCTGACAAGTGTGACACAAGTTATGATGCAGTCGCCCTTATACGTGGTGAACTCTTCATATTCAAAAACAGAGTAAGTACTTGTCTAATTAAACATTTGATTTTGATATATTGAAGTCATCACAGTTTCTCTCATTTTTTCTTTCCCTTATCATGTTTGTGGACACCGAACTGTCCTTAATCTTAACTTTACTTTTCCAGTACCATTGGAGGATAGGAGCTAATGGACATTACCCTGGTTATCCAATGGAAACAACAAGAATGTGGCCCAGTTTACCCAGAGATCTTACTCACGTCGACGCTGTTTATGAAAGACCAGATcgaaaaatagctattttcatTGGTAAGaaaacacatacctactttcGATTTTTCTTCCCGAAAATGAAGAGGTTTTAAATTTggatgtttctttttgttttttcctTATCTAaccttttcattttatttcaggtaaagaACTATACTTATTTAATTCTCAATATCTGGTGCCGGGATACCCGAAACCACTATCCACGTTCGGCCTTCCTGAAAGTTTGGACAAACTAGACGCTGCCATGGTCTGGGGTCACAACGGCAACACCTATTTCTATAGCGGCACTATGTACTGGAAGtaagttacttatatttttaacccTCTACGTTAGGGATAAACTACATTATATCTGACACTATTTTAGTTTTTCCTAAAAAGTACCAAGGtcctaaataattatttgcttTCAGATATGATGAAGAAAAAGGTCGTGTTGACTACGATTACCCTCGCAACATGGCCATGTGGAAGGGCGTGGGGTACAATATTGACAGCGTCTTCCAGTGGAAAGACGGTAAGCATAAGCATTCTTTAATTCCTTGTGTACCTACTTTATAATGTGCCATCAATTAGAAAAGTGACCAACCGTGAACCAACCGACCAATCGTAAtcattatttcttttttcaggTAAAACGTATTTCTTCAAAGGGAAAGGCTTTTGGAAGTTCAACGACCTTCAAATGCGCGTCGAAAATGAGAGGCAGTACCCTTCGTCTACATTCTGGATGGGATGCCCCACGGAGCGCGCCGGTCGCCGCGCCGGCTACaaggcgccgcccgcgcccggcTCAACTCTACGCTCACCTAGTGCTGCAACTACTATTACTGTAAACTTACTACCATTCTTATGCTCTACACTCTTAATATTAACAAGTTATATTAGGTACCTTACGTAATTTATTACTATGACTGGCATAATGGTGAACGCACACCTTTCAGAATCGATCGCGGCGAAGGAATCGAATGCATACGAAACCTCGCACACTTGCGCGCTCTGAATTTGTCGAATCGTCCGAATCTGGCAGAATTACAGATATGATATTCGATAAATTCGATTCTTTTGCCGTGGTCGATCTTGACAGGTTTTCGTTCaccatattaaattataattacttatggTATGGGTGGGTCATAGGCTTAGAATATATACTGTCCGGCTATGCGCCAACATAATATGTAGAAAAGTATATATCCTAAGTGTATGATTCTTGAACTTAAATCTGGTTACCTAATTAGGAATTTTGTAACGTACTGATAAGAGTTAAGATTTGGGAACATTGTAACGGTCAAGTTATAGTTCAGCTTATAGGAAGTCTTTAGGTGTCTATACCTAACGTATATTTTTGCATAACATAAAGGATACGAAAGTAAAGaacgataaaaaaaattaaagctaCCTTAATTTAATTCTCCTGTAATATACCTAAAGCTAAAAGATGCAATTTTAACTTAACTGAGAAACCTATGTACCAGAGACGTGTCAAAACGTCGGAATCAACAAGTACATATCGGAAACGTCTGATTTAAGACTAGAATTAGTAACTATTGCGCAAAATTGCACTGCCTGTTTAGTATTAAACAAATATCTAAGTACGTTAGTATAATATACGTGaagtaagaaaattaaataaaattacaagtaaTCGATTAGGTATACCTACCGATCGATATTGATTAAGTATAGTCgacctatattattatttaggcaataagtaattatatgaaatattatttctattataTGTACATTTTGATCTCAAAACGATCGAGTGCTTGGTTTGTTAATGTCATGTAAGGTATAAAACACCATCCATTTAGCTTCTGTACAGTTTGTATTGTACTTCGATGTTTAATTGTTAAAATGAAAATCAGATACGGTAACTATGGGTActcaataagtaataaatacttTGTGCCATAGGTACCAACAACACATAACTGCCTTAGTTATTTGGTATTATAATAACATGCATTTGTAGATTAATGTTGTAAAAATTGTACtcgttttctttattattacttatgtaTATCATCTATATAATAGTTGACTAACTTATTTATATCTCTTATGCTGGTTAAAAGAGGTACACATATACTGtaattgtaaattatataaatgatttaaagTTATAGATAACTAAACATAAAATAGATGCCATATAAATCAATGCtaactatatacatataatggtATGATATATAcatgtattttttaacaaatgGCCTTACGTGTAAGTACTGAGAAAAAGTTAGGGATGATGAATATGAAGCGTGTAATCTGATTGTGTTGCcaatgagaaaagaaaaagttaaacttGTTAGAATGAATATGGTGCTTATTATAGTTAGTAATTGTACAGAATAAATTCTCTTtggatatttttgtatgttgcTGTTGTGTCTTGACTCAATATTTACCAAACAACTCAAATATCTTACAGTCTTCTTTAATTCCCGAACTATATTAGGTACTATCTAATATGAAATAATCAATAAATACACCTAcattataacaaaacaataaagtgAATATATAAAACACATGAATATATTTAATCCTGTGCAATCAGCAGTCCAGTTTTTATCAATGTTCATTTTATtgtaaggaaaataataataatttaagggTTGAAAGCCATGTGGTCGCTGGGGTGACTTGTATGTAACGCAATGTTATACCTCTCAAGCCACTCAACATTTTAGTGTAATAAGTATAGGCTACATTCGATTTTTATAGTTTCTTTGGTcacaaatacataatttaataataactgtgatatttacttttatataaaatgccACGAAATCTGGCGataaaaaggaataaaaaaaagtctttctaaaataatattactcaaTGAATAATTTTAGTTCAATGTAATACCTTTAAATACTATTATAtgtttaataaagaaatttctATGGTAACTTGTATTTTATTTCGTAGTTATTCATAACAACAATGATCTCATAGACTACAGAATTTAAAATCAGTATGATCAACAAAAGTCATCTTTATGTCATAGTCAACACAAAGGAGAGCTACAAGCGAGTTTTTACTACAGTAAGAGAAAATGGACTTATGGAAGCCAAAGCTACAAAGTATTACTTGTGTAGTATAAAATTAGACTGCAGAAGCACTTAAACCAAATTGTGAGGCAGCTTATAAATAACTGACTCCAATGGTCGGCTTAAAAAGCGGCGAGATATTTACGAcattattaccaaataaaaagaaagggCTTACTCTACTGGGAGTAATCCTAAGTGCTACccgcatagacataatattagtaaacaggactgcgcatataaacccaaaaaacgagccgagtgaaacagttagtacggaggctgtctgtccctttctaatagggtgactataagattaagctatgtgagacaaatccgaatttgctaagattattaaacacagattagtattgaagttttaacttacgcagtttgtgaccttaagatactaataaaggcttttaataattagcggaaattagcagtataaaagcaggaagattcgaagtgaagactgttttttttgtatttctacttcatatatagactgctgagccatttatgtcgcctttcttcattttttgggaagctataacaatagtacaacagttttaaaatccatcacccatattttcactcattacaagaattcatgggcaccctagttgtttggtttacgaaaatgttattattagctaacctgtggaacgatatattgcaaccaccataggattcacttttacaagtataaacacaacactttttcaccatttaaatagtttaaattgatttaatacaaaaaatataaacaaaattttaaatgctgattacgcgccaagaatgttcagggttaccgctagaaaataaaaaaaagcaaaataaaaatttatgttgtttatgttttaataataaatacgaataaattaatgcgattgttattaatttgttgacttacaattgttaaaataagataaaaatataagtgattcaattgtttttgggaagacaaaacttttgatcacaacatttttttatgctggcaaggtgttagaaagagacaaacagcctccgttcgaactatccctctcggctcggatttgcctctgtgtattatgcaaccaatttagtaccttattgcgttagaatagagttcattttcgtaaatatatattttgagcgtgcgcaatcttgtttagtaatattatatctatggctACCCGCCACTTGAACTTCACCATATCTACTTAGAAAGACTGACTGCATGATTGGATCGAAAATAAGAGTTATTCATCTGATTATTCGTTAGTTGTCTACCTTTCaaactgaaacaaa
The DNA window shown above is from Helicoverpa zea isolate HzStark_Cry1AcR chromosome 16, ilHelZeax1.1, whole genome shotgun sequence and carries:
- the LOC124637704 gene encoding matrix metalloproteinase-14-like translates to MRELLDAADTLIWLADTCELSAAVTTMLSDSPAHYKRDVSAHHFHRSSKLALAVDPTSSNMHHTANVVGASNSPCDNSQTSCVVTNIDRMAHDNHSNDNLEQVYELTDLDRCRILNHGKLECQYESERRCSAKDRASQRYVLHNKEDVYGKESITRKRVEADECGGSRRAANLKFKCSRDAQKWMGAIGRTMGIRVHVRAIAIVGLFLAVLATSAAAPTRSRPTRSAHEKSARSYLETFGYLKKGRPEVGNLQLMGNEQEYEDDFRIAIKTLQEFGGIPVTGEIDTATKNLMKQKRCGRPDREDGEDEHRRKKRFAVQGEKWKYTNLTWSLSSTRRPSQLDPYGTRSVLARALDVWAQASRLTFTEVNSDEADIVVSFAKRYHDDAYPFDGRGAILAHAFFPGTGRGGDAHFDDDELWLLQPRDDDEEGTSLFAVAAHEFGHSLGLSHSSVKGALMFPWYQGIQPNFVLPEDDRNGIQQMYGPKKSTKWAKIPYYRPAEPPPTTTTTTTTTTTTTTTTRRPYINQHHNRHQDRYPNRPYTPYPRIPSKYPAYYPEKPNHYPYHPDRRHYNSSEEHPRRTNHHHNFRPTETTSHPTTYRPRYPYVQPEYPSNPRPNYPNDPRQDNPRKPYYPEKTTQRTTTTTPSDKPDKCDTSYDAVALIRGELFIFKNRYHWRIGANGHYPGYPMETTRMWPSLPRDLTHVDAVYERPDRKIAIFIGKELYLFNSQYLVPGYPKPLSTFGLPESLDKLDAAMVWGHNGNTYFYSGTMYWKYDEEKGRVDYDYPRNMAMWKGVGYNIDSVFQWKDGKTYFFKGKGFWKFNDLQMRVENERQYPSSTFWMGCPTERAGRRAGYKAPPAPGSTLRSPSAATTITVNLLPFLCSTLLILTSYIRYLT